GGTGCCGCTGCTGGCCGTGGGCGCGTGGATCTACTCCACTCGGGGCCGGGACCGCTACCGGAACCAGCGCGACGCGTCCTCCGACCTCAATGCCATCCTCCACGACAACATTTCCGGCATACGCCAGATCAAGGCCTATGCCGCGGAGGAGGCCGAGCACGACCGCTTCAATCGCTACTCCGAAGCGCTCCGCCAGGCCACCCTGCGGATGATGAAATGGTGGGCCATCTATTCGCCGACGATGTCGTTCGTCCGGATGACCGGCTACGTCTTCGTTCTCGCGGTGGGCGGCCGGGCGGTGATGGACGGCTCGCTGAAGATCGGCGATTTCACCGCCTTCTTCCTGTCGCTGTCGCTCTTCTACGAGCCGATCGACCGCCTCAATGGCCTGAACCAGATGATCCTCTCGGGCCGCGCCGCAGCGGACCGGGTGTTTGAAATCGTCGATTCCGAAGACGAGCCGAATGCCTCCGGTGGCGCGGAACTGCCGGAGAAAATCCAAGCTCACGTCCGCTTCGAGAATGTCTCCTTCGCCTACGGTGAGCAGCCGACCCTGCACGAGGTCGATCTCGAAGCCCGGCCCGGCCAGACCATCGCGCTGGTCGGCACCACGGGCGCGGGCAAGTCCACCGTCCTGTCCATCCTAACCCGCTTCTACGAGCGCGACAGCGGCTCGGTCACCATCGATGGCGTCGACATCGCCACCCTCTCGAAGGCCTCGTTGCGCGAACAACTCGGCTACGTGACCCAGGAACCCTTCCTCTTCAATGGCACCGTCCGCGAGAACATGGCCTTGGCGAAACGCGACGCGCCCGATACCGAAATGTGGTCCGCTCTTGAGGCCGCCCACGCCGCGGCATTCGTGAAGGCGCTGCCGCAGGGGCTCGACACCAATGTCGGCGAGCGCGGGGTGAAGCTCTCCGGCGGGGAAAAGCAGCGGCTTTCCATCGCCCGGGCGCTGCTGAAGAACGCCCCCATCCTGCTGCTGGATGAAGCGACCGCCTCGGTGGACAGCGAGACCGAGCGCCAGATCCAGAACGCGCTCGACCGTCTGATGCAGAACCGCACCGCCTTCGTCATCGCCCACCGGCTCTCCACCATCCGCAATGCCGACAAGATCTACGTCCTCGAAAAGGGCCGCGTGATCGAGGAAGGCACCCACGACGAACTCTGGGCGCGCGGCGGCAAGTACGCCGAGCTGTGCCGGAAATCTTTTCTTCACCAGCAAGAAGCAAATCCGGCACCGGATGTCGTTTCCATGCCGTGAAAACCACCTACGCTTCCCTGTTTCTCGCCGCCTCCCTGCCCGCCTTGGCCCAAAAGGCCGGCGATCAGGTCACCCCGGAAGCCCTCGGCAAGCTCGAATGGGTTCAAGGGACCGCCCCCACCGCATGGGAGCCGGGCAAGGTCTACGTCCTCGAATGCTGGGCCACCTGGTGCGGTCCCTGCATCGCCGCGATCCCGCATGTCGATGAGCTTTACGACAAGTATCAGGAGAAGGGCCTGCGCGTCATCGGCGTCAATGTCTGGGAAGACGGCAAGGACAAGGTCGCCGATTTTGTGAAGACCAAGGGCGACGGCATGTCCTACCCGGTCGCCTACACCGGCAAGGGCGGCGTCTTCGAAACCGAATGGCTGAAGCCGGCCGGCGTCCGCGGCATTCCCCACGCCTTCGTGGTCAAGGACGGCAAGGTCCTGCTGACCACCCACCCGATGCAACTCAGCGAGGCGGTCATCGAGGCCCTGCTCGCTGGCGGCGATGCGGAAACCAAGGCACTGGACGGCATCAAGGAGGCGCAGCGCAAGCAGGAGGAATCCGGCAAGGCAACCCAGGCATTCCGCCAGGCCGCCGCCAAAAAGGATGTCCCGGCCATGGAAGCAGCCTTCGCCGACCTCAAGAAGCTCGATCCTGAAAGCCGCTCGCTGCCGCTGCTCGAACTCGACCTCCTCATCGGCAAGGGCGAGTGGACGGCGGCCGAGTCCGCGCTGGCCAAGCTTTCCGACAATCCCATGGCAGGAATGGCCGTGACCACCACCGCGCAGAAGCTGAAGCAACTTCCCGACGCCCCGGAAAGCTTCCGCAAGGCCGTGACCACCAGCTTGGCCAAGCAACTGGAGAAGGGCGGCCACGCCGTGCAATTCCAGACCCTCGCCAAGCTCCAATGGGAGCTCGGTGACAAGGACGCCGCCAAGGCCAGCGCCAAGCGCGCCGTGGAGTGGACCAAGTCCCCCCAAGGCAGCAAGACGGGCATCCCCACCGCGCCATTCGAGAAGTTCTCCGAAGCCCTCGAGAAAGGCGAGATGCCGAGCGACGAGGAAATGAACGGCTGGCTGCGCGAGGCCATGCCCAACGCTCGTCCCGCGGCAAAGGTCGTCCCGAAGGAGGGCTGATTCAGCGCTCGGGCAAGGCGGACTTCCGCAGCTCGTTGAACTGGGTGGTGATGTCCTGCAAGAAACCGGACTCCTTCAACTCACCGAATGCTCCCACGCCGGCGGCGGTCACAAGGCCAATGCCGGCGACTAGCGTACCCCAGTAGAGAACGGCGACGAACTTGCCGGCACCGTCCAGCTTCAGGCCGGTCGCGTAACCTCCCGGACAGGCCAGCAAGCGGTAGCCGAGCCACAAGTTCAGCACGGGCACGATCAGGCCAAAAACCCACCAGCCGCTCATGCCCACATTACGGAAGCGTTTCACCAGCGTCGCCAACGCCAACAATGCCGCCAACGGGAGGATCACCGGTGGCAGATAGTTCCGGAGGTTTTCCGGCACGTAGGGCTGAAGGATCGGCGCGATAAACTGCCAGGCCACAATCAGAACCACCGGCACCACCACTGTTCCCATCAGGTAGCCGACCCGCCCGGTGCCGGGGAAATGAGCCTTGGGGATCGCCTTCGCTTCGAAGTTGCCCGTGCTGGCAAAGTCACCGCTGCCGTCCATCGAGCCATCCCCACCCTTGACCGCGCGGCGCTCGAACAAGCCCTCGACCTCACCCGCAGGCTCCCAGTCACTCAGTGACGTCGTCCAGACCATGTCGTTGCGAGGGTCCAGCTTCCCCGTCTTGGCCAAGTCGAGAAGGTAATCGAAGCCGACCGGACCGAATCGTTCGCCACCGGTCGAAAAGAACCACTGTTGCTGCTGGGCGATCATTGCCCCCTTTAAATATCTAAAAATTCCGGAACGGTCAAACATCAAGGCCGCCCCCATCCGGAAGCCTTGGCCATTTCCCGGCGATGGACAGGCTTTCTTGGAAGAACCTTCGTTCCATGGCCGAGGGCGGGTTCCGTCACCCGCCCCATCCTTCATCGACAAATTTCGGGCTGCGCCCTAATTTGCTGGCGTGGAAGAACTCACCCGAATTCTGCAATCCGCAAGTGGTAGCAGCAGCCTCATTTCCGCAGAACTCCTCCCGCTGGTGTATGATGAGCTCCGCAGCCTCGCCCAGCGGCGGATGTCCAGCGTGCCGCCGGGAGAAACCTTGCAGGCCACCGCACTGGTCCACGAGGCATGGCTAAAAATTTCGGGGGACGAAGGGCGTTCGTGGAGCGGGCGCGCCCACTTTTTCCGCGCGGCAGCGCAGGCCATGCGCCACATTCTGGTGGACCGGGCCCGGGCCAAGGCGCGAGTGAAGCGTGGAGAGAACCTCGAGCTTCTCGACATCGATCTCCACGGGCTCGACGTCCCGGCCACCACGCCCGACGAGCGGGTCCTGCTGATCGATGAGATGATGACCCGCCTCGAGCAGGACGAACCCGAGTGCGTGCGGGTCATCTCGCTGAAATTCTTCGGCGGCCTCTCGAATCACGAAATCGCAGCCATGGACGGGGTGACGGAGCGTACCATCGAGCGCCGCTGGGCGTATGCCAAGACGCGGCTCTTCCACATGATTCGCGAGGAGATTGCGCGATGAACCCGTCCATCAATGAGATGCTGTTCACCGCCGCGGCGAACTTCCGCGAATCGGCGGTGCGCCGCGCCTTCCTCCAGTTCGCCTGCCACGGCGACGAAGCGCGGCTCAAGCGGCTCGAGGAGATGTTAGAGATCCAGGAGGATGCCGAAGACTTCTTCGACCTCCAGCCGGTGGCGCCGGCCATGAACGAGTTCACCGGTGAAGGCGAGGCCGGCCTCGACGCGCGCATCGGCCCCTATCACCTGATCGATCGTCTCGGTGCCGGCGGCTGCGGCGTGGTCTATCTGGCAGAACAGCGCGAGCCGGTGAAGCGGAAGGTCGCGCTGAAGATCGTCCGCCTCGGGATGGATACCGAGAGCGTGATCGCCCGCTTCAATCTGGAACGCGAGGCGCTCGCCATGATGGATCACCCGAATATCGCGCGGGTGCTGGACGGCGGGGCCACGCCTTCGGGCCGACCGTACTTCGTGATGGAACTGGTGGATGGTGAGAAGATCACCGACTACTGCGACCGCAAGCGCCTGGGCATCCGTGCCCGCCTGGAATTGTTCACCCTCGTCTGCGAGGCCATCCAGCACGCGCACCAGAAGGGCGTGATCCACCGCGACATCAAGCCGTCCAATGTCCTCGTTCGGGAGCATGACGGTCGGGCGGAGCCAAAGGTGATCGACTTCGGCATCGCCAAGGCTACGGGGGGCGGACTCGATGCGGAAGGGACGGTGACGATGGCCGGGCAAATCATCGGCACGCCCGCCTACATGAGTCCGGAGCAAGCGGAAGGCGGTGTGGACATCGACACCCGCACCGATATCTACAGTCTCGGTGCCCTGCTCTGCGAGTTGCTCACGGGCAGGCCGCCCTTGACCCATGATCATTTCAAGGACCGTGGCATCGAGGAGATCCGCACCATCGTGCGGGAAAGCGATACCGGCGTGCCCTCGGTTCGCCTGAGGGACATTCCTCAGGACGACATCGGCAGGATCGCCGGTGACCGCGGGGTCGATCCACAGCGCTTGCCCTCGATGCTCGCCGGAGATCTCGATTGGATCGTGATGAAGGCGGTCGAGACCGAGCGGCACCGCCGCTACGAGACGGCCAACGGGCTGGCGATGGACGTGCAGCGCTACCTGCATGAGGAGGCGGTGCTGGCACGTCCACCGAGCCGCCGCTACTTGCTCGCCAAGCTGGTCCGGAGGAACCGGGTCACCTTCGCGGCGGCCGGCATCGCGCTGTTCGGCCTGTTAGGTGGCCTCACGCTGTCCACGTGGTTGTTCCTGCGCGAGCGGGACGCCCGCCAGGAGCAGGCGAGACTGCGGCTGGTGGCTGAGGAGGCCAGGGCGAAAGCGGAAGCCGGAGATCTGGTGACGCAGGCGGCGGTGCGGCTGAAGTACAATGACGATGAGGAAGCGGACAGACTGTTGGACGGTCTGCCTGCCGAGCGGGTGCCGCGTTCGCTCGAAGCCGTGGGCACCTTGATGCGGGTGGCGAACTGGAATCTGGGCAAGGGACGCCTGGACGCGGCGGCCGAGCGTTTCTATCTGCTCGGGCATGTGCTCACCAGCGTGGACATGACCGACTCCCAGTATATCTCCTTCGATCTCCTCTCGGTGATGACCGCCGTATGCGAGTGGGGCGAGCCGGGTCAATTCGAAGAGCTTCGCCTGCTCGTGATCAAGCGCTTCGCCGACACGGCGAACCCGGTCGTGGCGGAGCATGTCGTCAAGGCCACCCTGCTGAAGCCGGCCTCCCCTGCCATCCTCGAAAAGATTCTCCCGCTGGCCAGGGTCCTCGAAGGCTCCCTGGATGATCCGCCAACCGGCAAGGGGCCGCACATGGTGGCCTGGCGGGAATTCTCCCTCGCACTGATGGCTTACCGTCAGGGTGAGGGTCACTTCGAAGAAGCCGCGGAACTCGCGCGAAGCAGCCTGGCCAGATCCACGTCCAGCGATCATCGGGCAGTTTCCAATCATCTCATCCTCGCGATGATCGACATGCAGCAGCGACGCGCCCCGGCATCCGACATCCCGCTCACGGAGATGCGGAGGAAGGTGGATCTGTGGACGAAGGAACCTCTGCAGCTCCTAAACGCCGACGGCACGCTCTGGTACAACCAATGGGCCGTCCTGATCCTCCTCAGGGAGGCGGAGAAGATGTCGGCCGAGCGGGGCGGCTGACACGCGCGCCCGGGAACCAAGGCTGCCCGCACCCACGGTCGGAGACCCGGGCTGCTGGGATAAATGGCCATGTCCCTGGAGCGCCGGCAAAACCATCAGCCAACCTGACGCTGCGCGTAAAAATGTGCCTGCCGCTGATGTCGGCATCGGAGGCGATTCGGCGTTCTTCATGAAAAAGGGCTGACTTCCCGCGAGCACCTCTTTGCTGATCCGACATTCTCCCCGTGAAGCGGCTGCCGTCCTTCTGGTTTGGGTTTTTCCAGTGGCACTGCGGTCGCGGGCGGGGATGCGGCTGGAGCGTGGATCCCGTTCCAGCCGCTCCTCGGTCGCGCTTGCGAAGCGAGGCTTTTTCCACGGCGGCGAAAATAGTGCGTCGGGTTCCGGGGGAAAACGTCGTCCCTCAATATTAGAGGGGGCGAGTTCCAGTCTGCGGACGGATCGCCAACCCAGCCCTCCCCCTAATGCCCAAACCCATGAATCGAAAACTCCTCTCCTTCGCCTCCGGCGTCTGCGGTCTCGCCACGTCGAGCCATGCCGACTTGATCGCCCACTACAAGTTCGACGAACCCGCGGCGGCGACCACCGCGCTCAACGAGGTGGCGGGCAATGCGACCGGTGCGGTCCAAGCCGGTGTCACCACCGGCCTCACCGGCATCGCCGGGAACGCCTACCAATTCAACGACTCCACGGGTCACGTGGACATGGGAAATGCCAATTTCCTCCCGTCCATCAACGCCACTGGCAAGTTGACCTTGTCCGCATGGATCAAGACCACCGTCACCACCGGCGGGCGCAATGTGGTGGTCTTCGCGGGCGTCGACACGAGCACCCAGAACTACACCGATCTCGGCTATTCCGGTGCCGACATGGTCCACGCCGGCGAGGCATACACTCGCAACCGCCCGAACCTGGGCACCGGTGCCCAATCCGCCGGGTTCTTCAGCGATGGCACCGTGGTGAACAACGGCGAATGGCAGCACCTCGCCATGACCGTGGAGCTGTCCACGAACTTGATCTCCCTCTACGTGAACGGCGTCCTGGAGAACACCCAGACGATGACCACCTCCACCTTCCCGGCCTTCAACAACTTTGAGATCGGGCGCCTCGGACGGTCGGTGCCGACCGATTACTTCGGCGGTCTGATCGATGACGTGCAGGTTTACAACCAGGTCCTCACGCCGGTCCAGATCACCTTCCTCAAGGACCATCCCGGCGAGGCGTTTGACCCGGCAGACACCGACAACGACGGCCTCGAAGATACCTGGGAAATCCTGCACTTCGATGTGATCACCGCCCAATCGGGCACCGACATCGGTCCCGACAATGACGGGGCGACCAACCTGGAGGAGCAGGCTGCCGGAACCAACCCCAAGGTCGCCGATACCGACGGGGACGGTCGCACCGATGGCGCGGAACTTCATACGGCACCCCTCACGCTG
This genomic interval from Luteolibacter arcticus contains the following:
- a CDS encoding ABC transporter ATP-binding protein, whose product is MNSVLRVFSYLRHYPGLATAQLFCAVGMTLAVFVFPNATRHVIDTIIPNPARHGEFGIWIGVALVGFLIKDGLNALRIFINNTFEQKVIYDIRSELYSKIQRLPLRWFDTRRTGDVMTRVVEDVTNMERVLIDGVEQGLVAALQVIGVGIFLFYLNANVALWATLPVPLLAVGAWIYSTRGRDRYRNQRDASSDLNAILHDNISGIRQIKAYAAEEAEHDRFNRYSEALRQATLRMMKWWAIYSPTMSFVRMTGYVFVLAVGGRAVMDGSLKIGDFTAFFLSLSLFYEPIDRLNGLNQMILSGRAAADRVFEIVDSEDEPNASGGAELPEKIQAHVRFENVSFAYGEQPTLHEVDLEARPGQTIALVGTTGAGKSTVLSILTRFYERDSGSVTIDGVDIATLSKASLREQLGYVTQEPFLFNGTVRENMALAKRDAPDTEMWSALEAAHAAAFVKALPQGLDTNVGERGVKLSGGEKQRLSIARALLKNAPILLLDEATASVDSETERQIQNALDRLMQNRTAFVIAHRLSTIRNADKIYVLEKGRVIEEGTHDELWARGGKYAELCRKSFLHQQEANPAPDVVSMP
- a CDS encoding redoxin family protein, yielding MKTTYASLFLAASLPALAQKAGDQVTPEALGKLEWVQGTAPTAWEPGKVYVLECWATWCGPCIAAIPHVDELYDKYQEKGLRVIGVNVWEDGKDKVADFVKTKGDGMSYPVAYTGKGGVFETEWLKPAGVRGIPHAFVVKDGKVLLTTHPMQLSEAVIEALLAGGDAETKALDGIKEAQRKQEESGKATQAFRQAAAKKDVPAMEAAFADLKKLDPESRSLPLLELDLLIGKGEWTAAESALAKLSDNPMAGMAVTTTAQKLKQLPDAPESFRKAVTTSLAKQLEKGGHAVQFQTLAKLQWELGDKDAAKASAKRAVEWTKSPQGSKTGIPTAPFEKFSEALEKGEMPSDEEMNGWLREAMPNARPAAKVVPKEG
- a CDS encoding DUF4339 domain-containing protein, whose amino-acid sequence is MIAQQQQWFFSTGGERFGPVGFDYLLDLAKTGKLDPRNDMVWTTSLSDWEPAGEVEGLFERRAVKGGDGSMDGSGDFASTGNFEAKAIPKAHFPGTGRVGYLMGTVVVPVVLIVAWQFIAPILQPYVPENLRNYLPPVILPLAALLALATLVKRFRNVGMSGWWVFGLIVPVLNLWLGYRLLACPGGYATGLKLDGAGKFVAVLYWGTLVAGIGLVTAAGVGAFGELKESGFLQDITTQFNELRKSALPER
- a CDS encoding ECF-type sigma factor, which encodes MEELTRILQSASGSSSLISAELLPLVYDELRSLAQRRMSSVPPGETLQATALVHEAWLKISGDEGRSWSGRAHFFRAAAQAMRHILVDRARAKARVKRGENLELLDIDLHGLDVPATTPDERVLLIDEMMTRLEQDEPECVRVISLKFFGGLSNHEIAAMDGVTERTIERRWAYAKTRLFHMIREEIAR
- a CDS encoding serine/threonine protein kinase — translated: MNPSINEMLFTAAANFRESAVRRAFLQFACHGDEARLKRLEEMLEIQEDAEDFFDLQPVAPAMNEFTGEGEAGLDARIGPYHLIDRLGAGGCGVVYLAEQREPVKRKVALKIVRLGMDTESVIARFNLEREALAMMDHPNIARVLDGGATPSGRPYFVMELVDGEKITDYCDRKRLGIRARLELFTLVCEAIQHAHQKGVIHRDIKPSNVLVREHDGRAEPKVIDFGIAKATGGGLDAEGTVTMAGQIIGTPAYMSPEQAEGGVDIDTRTDIYSLGALLCELLTGRPPLTHDHFKDRGIEEIRTIVRESDTGVPSVRLRDIPQDDIGRIAGDRGVDPQRLPSMLAGDLDWIVMKAVETERHRRYETANGLAMDVQRYLHEEAVLARPPSRRYLLAKLVRRNRVTFAAAGIALFGLLGGLTLSTWLFLRERDARQEQARLRLVAEEARAKAEAGDLVTQAAVRLKYNDDEEADRLLDGLPAERVPRSLEAVGTLMRVANWNLGKGRLDAAAERFYLLGHVLTSVDMTDSQYISFDLLSVMTAVCEWGEPGQFEELRLLVIKRFADTANPVVAEHVVKATLLKPASPAILEKILPLARVLEGSLDDPPTGKGPHMVAWREFSLALMAYRQGEGHFEEAAELARSSLARSTSSDHRAVSNHLILAMIDMQQRRAPASDIPLTEMRRKVDLWTKEPLQLLNADGTLWYNQWAVLILLREAEKMSAERGG